The DNA sequence TGTTTTTGTGGATCTTATTATGGCGGGAATTATCTTGAAGGGGCATTTGGTGAGGAAGTGGACTGCTACGTTAGGTAGTTCTTTGGATGTTACGGAGGATGGGGCGAATATTAGCGCGAAGAAGGAGGGTGGTGTGTAAGCTGTGGcttgttgaatttctttaGAAAGATCAAGACTAAATGTAAGATACTTCTCGACAACCTTAACTTTATTTATTATGTGATTGACTCACTGCGGTGAGATTGTAGGATCTAGCAATCCGGTAACAGCTCAAGAACGCTATAGAACCCTATCACAATTAAAGTAGCAACGTGAAGCCTGTTCCACGGTTCCAGATCACTCAAAGTGGGTCATATTCTACAACACCTGACATACTAGTGTAGTAATGTTATAACTATATTGattattgttgttattcTTAGAGCTTATAACTTTACTTCTCGTTTTTCTTGTGACGGTTTCGGAGCACGTGGTTATTATCTGCCCTGTTTGTATGTAGTTTGCCTTATTTCTCAACCCCATCTTTATGCAAAACTTCTAAGATGACTTGATCACCTTCCCGATTTAGATAGATTATACATTTTAATACAAAATGCTGGGTCAAAGTCGTGTCAAACAATAGTCTTTTCAACTCATTATACGGCTTAGCGGACCCTCACAAGGAGCGGTCACCGGTGTGATCACTGGTAACCTAGTACAGTTCAGCTGAGCTAAAATAATAACAATTAGTGGCAATATTCCACTACGGGTTATCAAGACTATCAGCAATGTAAGTTGCATCAAAAGTGAAATCTATTTATTTCATCTATTCGTAGTAAATTGCCAATCCTGGACACTCAGCTATACGTACACCGCTAAGAATAAACTACACTATTTAAGTGGCTTTCCAATAATATTGATTGGATGCCACACCCAAGTTTTAGCCAATAGAGTACGTTAATCCATCCCCAATTAGGAATTATCGTTCAATAAAAACGATATGTGTTTTCTTGGTACCCAAAGATATTCTATGATCATTTCAATAAACCTTATCTAGTCTAGTGGTCAATGTATAGATTCTTTCTATCCCACCGAGTTTTATGATTTATAAGGAGACTCATCTTCGTTATCCTAAGTATTCTTACGATAATTACGCTTAAACTACTTCTCATAAGGTATTCCGAATTTCCACAAACTTAACTCCACCAAGGTGAGTTATATTTCCCCCCTTCAAAAATCACTATTGTTCTTATAACCTTTATAGACCGTGGTGAatatcaagatgaagattCAGCTTTTCTGGTTCCTCACAACTACCAGTCTGGTCTTTGCAGGCTTTAACAGAAGAGCTACTTTGCGTGATGGAATTGAAAGACGCGGTGACGTCTATAATCAATGTGTACTTTCTATTATAAAAGAAGGTACAGAGAAGGCCGAACAAGCCGTACCAGCCGTGGAGGAGTGCATTAAACGTTTTGAGAAAAGCATCGAGGAAAGCTGTCTTGCGCCGTACACAGATCAAGACCAGGATGCTAGAACCAAAAACATGAACTCATGCTTCAATGTGCAGGTGACTTTAGTTCGGCCCCAGTTATCAGCTCTATCTCACTAATCAACTTTATCCTTTAGGCTTCCGAATGTAATCAATGTATGACAGCGAGGGGAATCACCCCTTCAGATCAGAGCTTTGTTCTGTTCTTATTGAGAGACGCTAAAGAGAAGATATTTAGTTCGAATCCGGAGATTGGGTGCGCCGAAAATCTCTGAATAGATGGAAACGGTTTCTATGAGCACTGGTACTATACTGTGTATGGTATTCTTTCTAAGAATAGAGTTTGTTCTGTTACTACTTATCTGTGAATCTCTTAGTGTTTCTTTGGCAATAGGTCACGGAAACATTTGAAGGAAGTAAGAGCTGGGCGCCGATGTTGAGTTTCGCTGTACAGTTACGGCATATCTGGTTCAGGTTTGGTGTCAATACCGCTAACATTGAAAACAGAGCTGAGGAGATACTTAACTAGAGCGAGAGAAAAATCCTCGTTGTATTTCTTACTAGGCCGCTTGGCTAGATTCCTGTTGGTTACCTAGTAGATAACATCTTACATTACAAAATGTAGTATACTATTATGAACTATTAGAATAATCCTCTGGTCAGTGATACAACCACATTCTTATCACTCTATTCCCGGAAAATAGATCCAGAACACGTGAAACCTATAGGTTCGATTGCGGCAGAAACTATGGTGAATCTGCCTGAAATTACTTAAGGCGCCCAAATCCCCGCAATCTATTTACCCCTCCCAACTTTCggacttcatcctccaccaacaTTGTACCCTCACAAACTCATCTTCGCACTTAGGGCCAACCAACTCTTGAACAATATGCCTTCATACATTGTGAGTCTCCAGCTTCTATATAGCCGCTGAAAACAactttttgttctctctccTGACGTTCTTCAACTCTGGCAGGTTACGTGCAAGGAAAACGCATCGGctgaggagattgaagagTAAATCTCATATACTGACGCCATGAAATATTGGCTAATCTGTGGGTACCTGAACCAGGACAAAACAACATGTCAGAGACCAAGGTGGTGAAATAACACACGAGTATTCGCTCATAAAAGGCTTTGCGTGGGTGTCCTCAGTCCGTGCTCTAAGAGACTCAGCTAATCGTCTTCCAACTATTTTCACAGTGTGACTTTTCCTGATGGCGCGGTGATGACACTCGAGTCGCATCCACATGTAGCATCAGTTGAGCCGGACGGTATCATGTCAACGCAATAGACTTAAGGGGAGTTTGGGGAAGTCTCTGGAAGTATTGCATATAGAGGGGGCCAACAAATGATCTTGTCTTGGTATGTTCCTATTACCAGGACCTGGTCGGCAACTTGCACTGGCAGTCCTTATTAGTATTTCGAGGGTAGAGATGTATTCAGACTGATAGTGAGAGGAGCTATGGGTACGGTGGAGTAAATCTAGCTTCCGTTCAACTTGGAACTTTACTGAGTTTGAATACCCTCAGCGGCCTGAATAGTCTAAACTGTCCGAGTACCTAATTTGAACAGTCTAAACAACTTGATAGAAAACAGGCTGACCGTAAGCTAGATTCAGTCGCCGTAGTCCGCCACGTCACATGGTCAAGCAACCATACCCCAAAGAGACTAGACGATATGCCCGCCGTAAACAAGAAGCCCaacctctcttcctttgcatGCTCTGCACTGTCATCAACAATGCGTCTCATTCACACAGAGCGGTTACAGCTCGAAGAATTCGCAGATGAAATCCCGCCTTACGCGGTTCTCTCGCACCGATGGGGCAAGGACGAAGTTACGTTCCAAGACATACTCCTCAACCAGAACCATGATACGGAGGGCTACAGAAAAGTGGAGAACATCTGTAAAGTAGCCAACCAGGATGGCTTTGAGTATGCCTGGATTGACACCTGTTgtatcaacaaagaaagtaGCGCTGAGCTGTCCGAGGCAATCAACTCAATGTTCAGATGGTATGAATCGGCAGGACGGTGTTATGCTTACCTACGCGATGTCTCTCCGGACAATAACCAATCTGATTTGTCAACCAAAGTTAGAAACAGTGTGTACTTCAAGCGAGGCTGGACCCTTCAAGAGCTCATTGCTCCATCGGACGTGCGTTTTCTTGCAGATGACTGGAGTGAGATAGGCTCGAGGGAATCTTGGTGTACCTTGATACATAGTATCACCAACATAGACGAATCGATACTGAGAGGCTCAGCACAGTTGTCCGATTTCAGTATTGCCAGGCGAATGTCATGGGCTtcgggaagaaagacgacACGTGTTGAGGATATAGCCTACTGCCTCATGGGGATATTCCACGTTAACATGCCGTTGCTCTACGGAGAGGGCGAGAAGGCTTTCATAAGACTGCAGGAAGAGATTATGAGGGAGTCAGCCGACCAGACACTGTTTGCATGGGGAGCACGTGAATCATTTGACCGATCTGCAACTGGTCTACTTGCGCGATCGCCTGCTGATTTCAAGCATTCTGGAGATTTCGTACCTTTTTACTTTTCAAAGAAGGATTCTGCTCCGTTCTCGATAACTAACCGGGGTATAAAGCTACATTTACCCCTGTACCACAGCCTAGTGGTAAAGGATGTACTTATACTTGAGTGCCAAGACACCTCGCTAGATTACATAGCCCTTGCGGGGATATATCTGCTCCCCAGCCATGGCGGACAGCTGCAGTATATGAGATATAACTCTGGGCCCAGCAGAGTTCCTCTATGGAGAATACGTCATGTCAAGGCTCAAACGATCTATGTGATGAAGACATCCATTGGTGAGGGAGGGAGCTCTCTGCTGCATGAGCGTAAACCTTATCGCTACACAGAATCCCGCCTCCGCGGAGAGATATCGCAGTCAGGAGAGCGCCCGAAAAAGGTAATCCTGTGTTTCGACGGAGGAAACCATAAACATGGAGCGAATCATCAGTCTAACATCGAGAAAATACATAAGATGCTTTATGGCACGAACGGCTCCCAGCTTTGTTACTACCAACGAGCTAATTTTAGCCGTCCTGATGACTTCAAAACATGTATGGGTGATGGATATAGTGTAAGTTATCTTATGAAACTAGAAGATACCGAAGCACTAACACTACATCCAACAGTGGCTCGTAGACCACTACAACATTGGGGATGAGATATTTCTCTTCGGCTTTTCCAGTGGGGCTTACATAGCTCAAGCACTCGCAAGAATGGTCGACTATATTGGAGTCTTACCTGAAATTAACGGGGGCTTTCAGGCTGCCTGGGACATCTACCAAAGCTGGAACAACTATGCGCTGAGAACCGATGCTGATAAGCtgtgggaggagagagagagttACTTTCAAATGAAAGGTTTTCGAGAAAAGCTGAGCAAGCCAACCAATAGGATCCCATTTCTTGGTTTATTCGATGCTGTCGTTGTCAAATCCAAATATCTGGGCAGAGAAGGGGAACGAATCTCTACAACTACGGAGATTTCTAAATCAGCCAGTACTATCTGTCATGCGGTCTCCATAGACGAATGTCGGGCTGAATTACGCCCAGTTCTCCTGAATGAAGAGCTCGGCAGTGGACTGCTTATGAAAGGACTCAAGCAAGTCTGGTTTCCAGGTAGTCATGCTGTGAGTATTCTGTTTGTCTATGAACACacacttttcttttttgctaaCTTCAATAGGACATCGGGGGGCTCGTACCACTAGACCCCGATGAAACTTATAGTCTCAGCCACATCCCGCTGGTTTGGATGGTCTGCGAGGCCACAAACGCCGGTCTGTCTTTCAGGCTCACGACGCAGTTTGGATGCGATGAGCATACACAGGTCAGCCCACTAGATCTGACGAAGATAATGGGCAGCGACAGCTTAAGCGACCAGTACAATGCATTCACAGTCAGTCCAGGGACGATCTTCTCTAGCGTCCAGTTGAAGGACTCTTTACGTCTGGCATCCACACAAGGCCACCTGCACAGCACCATGAGCCACAAACACacaatcaaacaaaacaGCAGGCACGCTCTTCTTGCCCATACTGCATATCGAAGATTAGCCCTCACAAAGCGTCGAAAGCTCCCACCTTTTGCCAAACTGCATATTTCCGCTATCCACAGAATGGACTCCGAGTCCACCCATTACCACCCAGCCAATGCGATCATTAGCCGCGACCCGGGTAGTGCAATGACCTTATATACTGCGCACAAAAGAGGTCACTTGCTAGCAATCAGTGATGTTAACGATATAGTTGGATCGTTCTACGTTGCTATAAACAAAGCCGAAGCTCGGTCAATTGCGTCTGTTAAGCCTCCAAGTCTATACTCCAAAATACGCGGCGCTGCAAGTTTCCGTTTTCGTAAAGTCGAAGAGCCTGCTTTATTCTAGGATTCGATGAAAGGCACGCAGACTTACCTACGCATTTCGTTATGATTTTCCCGTAATGAGTGAGAAGAACATTGAATCTGGAGAGAGATAATGTCGACGTGACTTTTGTTCTCCATCTAAGTGTGCTATTAAAAGACTTCCTATATACCTCGGCTTTTGTATATACACATTGAAGTGGTCTATTCAGGGTAAAGCTCATACATCTATGCAGTGTATCCTCCCCGCTGCTGCAGGTTCTCAATGCGACCAAGCAAGAACTCCAGCTGGCGATATGCCGCGCCGGGGACATACTGGGGAATTTCTGCGCTTATTGTCAGCACCATAATCCAGGAAAACTATCAGCAGCTCATATTGATTCTCAACTTACCATGACCAGCCAGGTAAACACTGGAGAAAGTCAACCCACGCTCGGTGTGAGCTGTGCCTAGAAGTCCTGCACCAGCGATCAAGGTGAATGGCTCGGGGGCATTGCCATTGGCGAGTTCCGCCAGACCATAATGGTAAGGGACATAAAGAGGCTCAACAGGAGGCTTCTGGAACCCTTGAGCACCGTTCCAAGTCATGTTCTGGATTGTCACCAATGATCCGTTCAGGAAAAGGAGGTAATCAAGCCAGCCGTGGCCAATGATCGTGTTGTTCGTCCGCTCAATCACACTGGGAAGGGGACCCAGGGCActgggaggagattgatcgCCATTCTTGAAGATCGTAGTTTCTCCGCAGACGGAGTAATCCGTGCGAGGGACATGAAGGGCCTTTTGGACGTCAGTGCGGTTGAAGTAGTTGTTGGGTCCGCCTGCAAGAGAAGGGAAGCCCATCTCGCTCCAGAGATAAGGACAGTAGTCTGTTAAGTGGTAGTAGTTGAAGCAAGGGTTGACATCGTAAGCAGCTGCAACAATGTCGTCCCAGATAGCGCACTCCGAGCTGATTTCCGGAAGGACGGGGAAGTCCTTGGGTGGCGGGTAAGTCAAGGCCTCATCAAGGAACTTGTTGAAGCCACACTTGTCCGCTCGGGAGTTGACGTCTGCCAGGAATGTGTCGTTCAAAGCGAAGACATTTGTGTAATGGTTCAAGTGTCTAACAGCCGGGGCTGTGGGGTTGTCAGAATAGGCATCAACGCGAGTGTCAATAGACATGCAAAACATACCATAAATCATCACCGAGTCATCGTTAATTGAAGGGTCATTGATCTGAATACCCTTCACATTGAAAtacttctcatcttcctcatccaacattGCCGAAGCGATGTACGGAATGTATTGCCCGGCATAACTCTCACCAGTAAGATACACCTTGTGACCGTGCAGGCCGAAGGTGTCGACAAAGTGCTTGAACCAGCTCTTAAATTGGGCAGCAAcgccttcctcgtcatccacGGTAGACGGTCCAGGGGAGAAGCCCGTTCCGGCTGGCTGATCGATATACACCACATTCGTTAGGTTAGTCCACGAGTATGGGTTTCGAGCAGGCTTATAAGttccaggaagccaaagGAAGGGACCATTTTCCTGCAGCAATCCATCGAGAGAACTGCATCCTGGTCCACCGTTCAGCCAGATTGTGATCTAGAGGGTTGTTAGAATTAATGGACTACGGCTACTCTGTCATCCTGGCGGTGAATACATACCTCGTCCTGCGCCTTCGGGTTCTGAGAGgggaagaaccagaagaagaggctGGAATTCCCAGCGGGTGAGTTGGGCAAGAGACCTGCATAAGATTCTCCGACGTCAAAGTCCACTTCTGGGATGCCAGTGCCGTTGACAAGGAACCCTACACAGCACACGAAAACATCAGCATTAATAACTCGACTATCAAGATTGTCGAACACTAACTCTCGGTCTTGTTAGTCAAGTACTTGTAATCATCTTCCCGAGCCACTGGAACTGCCCGAGGCAACACCGTCTTATGCTGGTGAGCTCGCTGAACGGCCTTAGCTTTGCGATGAGGATTCTCCAAGCCGACGACAGAGCCGACCAGCAAAAGAGAAGCG is a window from the Aspergillus oryzae RIB40 DNA, chromosome 6 genome containing:
- a CDS encoding uncharacterized protein (predicted protein), whose translation is MRLIHTERLQLEEFADEIPPYAVLSHRWGKDEVTFQDILLNQNHDTEGYRKVENICKVANQDGFEYAWIDTCCINKESSAELSEAINSMFRWYESAGRCYAYLRDVSPDNNQSDLSTKVRNSVYFKRGWTLQELIAPSDVRFLADDWSEIGSRESWCTLIHSITNIDESILRGSAQLSDFSIARRMSWASGRKTTRVEDIAYCLMGIFHVNMPLLYGEGEKAFIRLQEEIMRESADQTLFAWGARESFDRSATGLLARSPADFKHSGDFVPFYFSKKDSAPFSITNRGIKLHLPLYHSLVVKDVLILECQDTSLDYIALAGIYLLPSHGGQLQYMRYNSGPSRVPLWRIRHVKAQTIYVMKTSIGEGGSSLLHERKPYRYTESRLRGEISQSGERPKKVILCFDGGNHKHGANHQSNIEKIHKMLYGTNGSQLCYYQRANFSRPDDFKTCMGDGYSAAWDIYQSWNNYALRTDADKLWEERESYFQMKGFREKLSKPTNRIPFLGLFDAVVVKSKYLGREGERISTTTEISKSASTICHAVSIDECRAELRPVLLNEELGSGLLMKGLKQVWFPGSHAI
- the cpdS gene encoding putative serine carboxypeptidase (CpdS) (serine carboxypeptidases (lysosomal cathepsin A)), which gives rise to MRAATAIASLLLVGSVVGLENPHRKAKAVQRAHQHKTVLPRAVPVAREDDYKYLTNKTERFLVNGTGIPEVDFDVGESYAGLLPNSPAGNSSLFFWFFPSQNPKAQDEITIWLNGGPGCSSLDGLLQENGPFLWLPGTYKPARNPYSWTNLTNVVYIDQPAGTGFSPGPSTVDDEEGVAAQFKSWFKHFVDTFGLHGHKVYLTGESYAGQYIPYIASAMLDEEDEKYFNVKGIQINDPSINDDSVMIYAPAVRHLNHYTNVFALNDTFLADVNSRADKCGFNKFLDEALTYPPPKDFPVLPEISSECAIWDDIVAAAYDVNPCFNYYHLTDYCPYLWSEMGFPSLAGGPNNYFNRTDVQKALHVPRTDYSVCGETTIFKNGDQSPPSALGPLPSVIERTNNTIIGHGWLDYLLFLNGSLVTIQNMTWNGAQGFQKPPVEPLYVPYHYGLAELANGNAPEPFTLIAGAGLLGTAHTERGLTFSSVYLAGHEIPQYVPGAAYRQLEFLLGRIENLQQRGGYTA